AGCCGGCAATCAACCATAAGGGCGCCGGGGTGGCCGTGCGCGGGTAGGCGAGGGTGGGCGTACCGGCGGGCAGCGTGTTGGCCACGGCGGTTTTGCTGAGCGCCTGATCCATTGGGCGCACCGGGGTTTCTTCCACCGCCACAAAACTGGTGTAGGGCGACAGCAACTGATGGGTCAGGGCAATGGGCAGCACTTCGTTGCGCACCTCTTCGCGGGATTTACCGGTGACCAGCTGATCCAGCAGTGCGTCGATTTTGGCTCTGGCCCAGAGAGTGGCCACGCCTTTGCTTGCAGCACCGGGTTGATTGGGCGTGAGTGTCAGCGTGGTGCGCCAGTCGCCCGCCTGCGAACGGCCAGACACCGCGATGGTTTGCCCCACAAACGGGCCTCTGAGCCGGGCCGCCACCAGCAGGGGTTGGTGGGCGTAAAGATCGGGCAAACGCGCGGGCCATTGTTCAACCTCAACCGCCTGCGGCCAGTCGATTTTTACCTGCGTGAGCGCCGCGCTTTCGAGCTTGTCGAACAGTTGCTTCATTTTCTGGTTGACTTCATTTACGTCGCCAATCTGGACAAAATCCCCGCGCCCGAATTGCGCCGCCTTGCGCATGAAAAATCCGTTCGGGGCCGAGCCAATGCCCACGGTAAACAAACGGGTTGCGCCGAGTTTGTGATGAATCAGGCTGAGCAATTCCTGTTCGTTGCCCACGCTGCCGTCGGTAATGAACACCAGCTGCTGCAACCACAGTTCAGACGCCGGTTGATTGAGTGCCGCTTCCAGCGCCGGTTTCATTTCAGTGCCGCCACTGGCTTGTAAGTTGCGCACAAAATCGTGCGCGCGCGCCAGATTCTGGCTGCTGGCGGGCACCGATGCCGGGAACACCTGGGAGTAGACCGAATTGAATTCGATCACGTTGAACCGATCCGACGGTTGCAGGCGGGCAAGCGCCAGTTGCAGGCTGGATTTGGCCTGCTCGATGCTCGGGCCCGACATGGAACCGGAGGTGTCGATGATAAAGGTCACATCGCGGGGTAAGTTGCTGGTGTGAGGGCTCTGGCCCGGCAGCAGCATCAGGTAGCCGTAATTTTCTCCCTCGACCATTTCGGTAAAAAACGCCGCTTTCGGTGCAGCACCTACCACCGGGGTCCAGTGCAATTCGAAATCCCGATCCATCGCCACCTGCGGTTCGCGGGTGGTGATGTGGTGGTATTCGCCCTGTTTGTGCAAATCGATTTCGTGATAGCTGGCGGCGATATTCGACAGCGGCAACCCGGCCTGCAATCTGACCCGAAGGGTGATCGGGTTGATCAGCCCGGGGCTGTGCGCGCTGTGGCGTTGCGGCGGGGTAATTTTATCGGCATCGGGCACTTGCGTGGTGGGGCGGGCCCAGCCGAAATAATCGGTGGTCATGGCGTCGGGCAGTGTGGGTTCGGCCGGCGTTTCTGATTCGGGCAGGCTTGCCGATACGCCCATCAGCGGCTGGCCCGGAATATAACGCGGGGTGAGGGTGGTGGGCAGGCGCCAGCTGAAACGGCCGGCCCGGTAATCCACCGGTTGGGTGATTTCCAGTTTGATGGCGACGGTTTCACCCGGCGCCAGATTCGCCACTTTCTGGGTGAACAGGTTGGGCCGTTGTTGTTCGGTCAGCGCGGCCCGTTTGCCGGCTTTTACGGCGGCCTGGTAGATTTTTCTGGCTTCCTGTTTTTCCCGGATGGTAGCCACAATGCGTTTTTCGCCAATGTGCATTTCCATGCGGTTAACGGCCGAGGTTTCGTTCAACGGGAAGGTGTAAGTGGCTTCCTGCCATTGGTCCGAATCGTTGCGGAATTGCTGGGTCAGGCGGATGCGGGCGATCAGCCCGGTGATGTCCACGTCGGCCTCGGACTCGAGGTGGGTGGCCGCGTGCCCGGAGGCAAAATGCAATTCGCCGCTGTGACTGGCCGGCATTTCTGCGCGCGCCACGTCGGACAAAATCAGCCCGAGCATCACCAGCGTGCAGGTGAGCACACAGCCCACCCAATGGCGTTGCAGCCAGCCGGGTTTTGGGGGTTGTTCCAGAATCAGGTGGCGGGGGATTTTCCGGGGCTTGAAACACATGGCTGAACTCCTTGCTGATAATCGCAGTGATTTGATGAGCACACTGTGGCGCAGGAAGTGGGTGTCAGCGGGTCAGCAATGTGGCTGGGCGGTGATCAATTGTGGCGAAATGTGGCAATGGCCATGAAAGCAGGCACGGGCACAAAAACTGGTTACAATGACCGCGAACAGAAAAGCCCAAGTAGAAGGAGCAGGCGCGGATGGCACGCCATATTGCAGTGGTTGAAGACGAAGCGGATCTGGCCGCCAACAGCGAAGCCGCGTTCCGGCGCGCGGGTTTTCAGGTGAGCGTGTACAGCTCGCGGCCCGAAGCGTTAAAGGCGTTTCGGGAGCGTTTGCCGGACCTGGCCATTATCGATGTGGGGCTGGGCGCGGAATATGAGGGCGGATTTGATTTGTGCCGCGAGCTGCGCAGCATGTCGGCCACCTTGCCGATTATTTTTCTGACTGCGCGCGACAGCGATTTTGATGTGGTCTCCGGGCTGCGCCTGGGGGCAGACGATTACCTCACCAAGGATATTTCCCAACCGCACATGCTGGCGCGGGTGAATGCCTTGTTCCGTCGGCTGGACGCGCTGGCGTCGGTCTCGGGTGCCGGCGATTGCCTGCAGCGCGGGCCGCTGACCCTGGACATGGACCGGATGGCCGCGCACTGGCACGATCAGGTGCTGGATCTGACGGTAACCGAGCTCTGGATTCTGGCGGCACTGGTGAAGCATCCGGGTCATGTGAAAAGCCGCCAACAATTAATGGATGCCGCCAACGTGGTGCTGGATGACAATACCATCACCTCGCACATCAAACGCATCCGCAAAAAATTCCAGGAATTTGACCCTGCGTTTAACGCCATTAAAACCGCCTATGGCATGGGCTATCGCTGGGAGCTGAGTTGAGTCTGCGCCGCCAGTTAATTTTATTGAGTTTGTTGGCGCTGGTGTTGCCCTGGGCCGGCTTGCAGTTTTTTGCCCAGATCAATCAGGTGCAGCGCGACAGCCAGATGCAGGCGTTGGGCCTGGGCAGCCAGGCGGTGGCCCGTGTCATCAGCGCCAGTGGCGACCTGTTGGCGGCCATGACCCAGCAGTTGCCGCGGCCTGCACAGTCGCCCCTGTATGCCTATCCCGTCAACGCCGCGCCGATTGTGGATGGCTACGACGACGAATGGCGTTATTACCCCTTTCCCTCCACGCCACTGGGTGACGGCCGGGCCAATGTGCAGATTGCCGATGCCCTGGGCGACTGGTTTGTGTTTGTCAGGGTCAACAGCGCCCGGGTGGACTACCACAATCCGGGCCGGCATCCGGCCGCCAGCGGTGATCACCTGCGCCTGCTCGGGCGCGACAATCGGGGCCAGGTAAAAGAATACTGGGTTTCAGCCAGTGCGCCCGGCAAAGCCCAGATGTACCGGCGCCAGGCGCGCCAGCAGTTTGCCCCCGAACATCGCTTCACGGCCTATTGGCAGGAGCGCGCCGGTGGTTATCAACTGGAATTGCGTTTGCCCAAATCTTTGTTCGGCCATTTTTTATTGGTGCAGGTGGCCGATGCCGGCGGCGTGGTGGCTGCCAGCCAGGCCGGCGAGGATGTACCGCCGCTGATGGCGCAGTTGCCGCAGTTGAATAAACAGCTCGCGGTATTCAGCTCGGATCAACTGCGGTTGCTGTTGGTGTCGGTAGACGGCTGGCTGTTGGCGCAAGGCGGCCGGGCGCTGCCACTGGCGGAAGAGCCGGATTACGGGCAACCGGATGAGGCCGGTGCCTACGCCTGGATTTTGCAACGCTTATTGCCGCAAACCCGGCTCGCGCCCTGGCGCGATGCGGCGGTGCAGGGGCGGTTGATTCCGCCCCCGGAGGCAAGCCACTGGTATCAGGCCGATGACACCGTTTTGGGCCAGCATTGGCAACCGGTGTATGCCGGCGATCAATTGGCCGGTTATCTGGTGGCCGAGCAACAGGCGGAAACCGAAAGCAATGCCACTACCCAGGCCTTGTGGAAATTGCTGGGTTACAGCCTGTTGGCCATGGCCGTCATTGCCATGGCCTTGTTGGGCTTTGCCAGTTGGTTGAGTTTCCGGGTCCGGCGTTTGAGCCGCGCGGTGCGCGCGGCGGTGGACGATCAGGGCCAGCTCGCCACCCGTTTGCCGGAGCAGACCCGTGCAGACGAGCTGGGCGACCTGAGCCGCGACATTGGCGGCTTGTTGGCGCGCATCAAAGAATACAATGATTATCTGAGAAGCCTGGCGTCAAAACTCTCGCACGAATTGCGCACGCCGTTGGCCGTGGTGAAAAGCTCGCTGGAAAATCTGGCGCAGGAAAGCGACCCAGGGCAAATCACTTTGTATCAACAGCGGGCTCTGGCCGGCAGCGAACGCCTGAGTGCCATTCTCAATGCCATGAGTGCGGCCTCGCGCCTGGAGGCCGCCTTGCCACAGGCGGAACTGGAGCCCCTGGTGCTGAATGATTTTCTGCGTGAACTGGCGGGGGCTTACTCGGACAGTTTCAACCGGCCCATCAATGTGAGCCTGCCGGAACTTACGTTGAATGCAGAGGTTGCGCCCGATTTACTGGTGCAATTATTCGATAAGTTAGTGGAAAACGCCTGCGATTTTTGTCCGCTAGAGGGCGAAATCACGTTACTGCTGCGCCTGAGCGACAGCGGTATTGTCCTCGGTGTTAGCAATGACGGCCCCTTGTTGCCCGAACACATGCAGCACCAATTGTTCGATTCACTGGTATCCGTGCGCGAAAGCGCGGAGCAGGGGTCGCACCTGGGGCTGGGACTGTATCTGGTGCGATTGATTGCCCACTACCACGGCGGTATTGCCCGTGCCGCCAACCGCGCCGATGGCTCCGGGGTGGAAATGACGGTGCTGCTCAAACGCACATAAAGTGCCCCGCCACAATTCGCCATAATTCATCGGTAACCCGCCTTTTTTCATCGATTCTCCCGCCTGTTTCTGTTGGTTAACTACTCATCAAGGAAAGCGAACACACTTCCTTGAAACCAACTCACACAGGAAACAATGTCATGAAAAAAGTTATCGCAACCGCCATCGCACTGACCACTCTCGCCGCCGCTTCTGTAACACCGCAAGCGCAGGCCGCCGAGTACACCGAACTTAAACAAGGTACAGCATTCACTACCGGGAGCCTGGTAGGTGCCATCGCCGGTGGCCCCATCGGGATGTTTGTGGGCGCACTGGCAGGCATTTACGTGGCCGAACAAATCGAACAGGTGGACAACCAGGAGGATCTCACCGTGGCACTTGCGCAATCACAAAAACACGCCGAACTGCTGAGCATGGAATTGGCCGCCCGCAACGAGACGCTGGCCACACAAGAGCAGTTGATGTCGCAACTGGAGACTCTGGCTTTGGACAAATTACAGCTGCAGGTGATGTTCCACACCGGCTCCGATCAGCTCACCGAGCAGGGCGCCGACCAGATTGCGGCGCTGGCGAATTTCCTCGCCAACAACGATGACCTGTTCATTCAGCTCAAAGGCCACACCGATCCGCGCGGTACCGATGAATACAACAACGTGCTGTCCCAGTACCGCGCCAAGGCAGTGCAGCAGGCGCTGGAGGCGGCCGGCATCGACGGCGATCGCATCGCCGTGAGTGCCTACGGTTCCGATCAGTCCCGCGCACGCAAAGGGGATCTGGAGGCTTACGCTCTGGAACGCCGTGTGGATATCCAGATTCTGTCGCCCGCCCGCGATGCGGTGGTCATGGGTCACTGAACACTTCCTGTGTAAGGGTTTGGCAGGATGCCGGGCATCATCACCCCGGCCAATGCAGGGAAGCAGCGGGCGGGGACCAGGTGTTAAATAAAGGAGGAGTGAAGCTTTTGCGTAATCAACCGACCGATTAGGTCAACTGTGCTGCCACACAGTCTTGCCCGCACTTGTGCGGGCTTTTTTGTTGGCGCTCACACCCTTGGGTAAGGCTTTGCCGGTTATTTATCCGGCCAGGGGCGCCCGGCTAGGGGCGCCCGGCCAGGGGCGCCCAGCAAAGGGGCGCCCAGCAAAGGGGCGCCCCTGGCCGAGCGCCTTGCAATGGGGCGCCGATTTCCCCATAATGCGCCGCTCGTTATGGCGGCCCCTTTCGGTCCTCCCGCAATGAAGTCCTGTGAACCCCGCCAGGCCCGGAAGGGAGCAACGGTAGCAGACACTTTATGTGCCGGGATGTGGCTGACTGGGGTTGCCACCCAATCCCCGCGTTACCCCCATTTTTTTCCGGTTCTGCCTCCCTCATTCGTTTTGCTCACTCGCGTAAAATGAAACTGATTGGGACTTCCGATGTTGCGAATTGCTGTTGTAGGCCTGCTGTTGGGCTTAAGTTGTTCATTTTCTGTACAAGCTGCCATTTCTCAGACCAAAGGCGATTTCGAAGACAAATTCCGCCAGCTGGATGAAGTGCTGCCCACACCCAATGTCTACCGTGCGGCCACCGGTGAGCCCGGCCCCAGTACTGGCAGCAGGAAGTGGACTACAAGATCGATGTTCGCCTGAACGAAGCCAAGCGTCGGCTGGACGCCAGCCAGACCATCACTTACACCAATCATTCCCCGCACACGCTCAAGTATCTGTGGCTGCAGCTGGACCAGAACCGCTTCCGGTTGGATTCCATGGCCGAAACCACGCTGACCTTTGGCGGCATTGGCAACCGCGGCCCGTCTACCCGCTCTGCCACGCCGGAGTTGCCGGCCGGCATCAGTCTGGCGGAACTGCGCCGTCAGCAGTGGTTGGCCGACCACGAGGTGGGTTACACCATCAGCAATGTGAAAACTGCACAAGGGGTAGCTCTGCGCACCACCACCGTGGGCACCAATTTCCGCATCGACCTCGATAAACCGTTAAAGTCCGGCGAAGCCGTCACCTTCAGCATGGATTTCGCGTTTAACATCGTGGAAGAAGATGCGGTGTCGGCGCGCTCGGGCTATGAGCATTTTCCCGATGACCCACGCAAGGGTGGCAATGACATTTTCCTGCTGGCCCAGTGGTTCCCGCGCTTGCATGCGTTCACCGATTACGAAGCCTGGACCAATAAAGAGTTTCTGGGGCGCGGTGAGTTCACACTCGAATTCGGCGATTACGAAGTCAACCTGACGGTGCCGGCCGATCACATTGTGTCGGCCACCGGCGAGCTGCAGAATCCGGAGCAGGTGCTGACCAAAACCCAGCGCGAGCGCCTGGAAAAGGCCCGTACTGCCAAGCGCCCGGTGTTTATTGTGACCCAGGAAGAAGCGGAAAAAGCCGAAAAATCCGCCACCAAAAAAACCAAAACCTGGCAGTTCAAAGCCGAAAAGGTGCGCGATTTTGCCTGGGCCTCCTCGCGTAAGTTCATGTGGGATGCGCGCGGTTACCAGCAGGGCGGCGATGTGATGCCCGTGGTTATGGCCATGTCGTTCTATCCGAAAGAGGGTGGTGACCTGTGGAAAAAATATTCCACCGAGTCGGTCATTCACACCATGGAGGTCTACTCGCGCTTCTCGTTTGATTACCCTTATCCGGTGGCGCAGAGCGTGAATGGGCCGGTGGGTGGCATGGAATACCCCATGATCACTTTCAATGGTCCGCGCACCACCTTGCACGAAGACGGCACCCGCACCTGGACCCAGGCGGAAAAACGCTTCCTGATTGGTGTGGTGATCCACGAGATCGGCCACATCTATTTCCCCATGATCGTGAATTCCGACGAGCGCCAATGGACCTGGATGGACGAAGGCCTGAACAGCTTTCTCGACGGCGTGGCCGGACGCGAATGGGACCCGGAAATGCCCTGGGGCGTGGAGCCGCGCGATATCGTGGATTACATGAAGTCCGATATTCAGGTACCGATCATGACCCAGTCGGATTCGGTCTTGCGTTTGGGCCCCAACGCTTACACCAAACCGGCGGCGGCGTTGAATATCCTGCGCGAAGTGATTCTGGGCCGCGAATTGTTTGATTACGCGTTCAAGGAATTTTCTGTGCGCTGGCAGTACAAGCGCCCGACACCTGCCGACTTCTTCCGCACCATGGAAGAGGCCTCCGGTGTGGATCTGGATTGGTTCTGGCGTGGCTGGTTTTACAGCACCGATCACGTGGACATTTCACTCGATAAGGTGTGGCAGCTGCGGCTGGACACGAAAAACCCCGATGTGGATTTCAAGCGCCGCCGTCTGGAAGAGGCCGACAAGCCTCAGCCGCTGTTTGAGAAGCGCGAGCGCGATGCCGGCAATAAAACCTGGCTGGAGCGCAACAAGGATATCCGCGATTTCTACGATGAAAACGATCGCTTCACGGTGACCAATAAAGAACGCAACGCTTACAAACAGCTGTTGGAAGATCTGGAGCCCTGGGAGCGCGAGGTGTTGGAGCGCGCGGTGAAAGAAGACAAGCATTACTACGTGATGGATTTCAGCAATCTGGGTGGTTTGGTGATGCCGATTCTGCTGGAACTGACCTATAAGGATGGCAGCGTGGAAGAGCGCTACATTCCGGCAGAGATCTGGCGTCGTTCACCTAAGGCGGTATCCAAGCTGATTGTGACCGACAAAGAACTGGTGCAGGTGGTGGTGGACCCGCGTTGGGAAACCGCCGACGTGGACAATGAAAACAACCATTACCCCCGTCGCATCATCAAGTCGCGCATCGAAGCTTATAAAGATGAGGAGCGTACTGATCCCGTGTATCGCGACATCATGCACGACATCACCACCAAAGAAGAAAAACCCAAGCCCGGGTTCCATAAAAAATGATCCGGGGCGTGCTGTTATTGGTTTGCGCGTTGTGGGCCTGCGTCGGGCAGGCCCACCAGATGAAGGCGGCAATGACCAAGGTGCTGTTCAATGCGCGCACCGGCAATGTGGAAGTGATGCACCGTTTCTATGTGCACGATGCCGAGCATGCGCTCAGCCAGATTGCGGGCAAGCAGGTTCATTTGTTGGATGATGCAGCGGCGCAACAGCAGTTTGGTCGGTATGTGGCTTCGCACTTCGCTATGGGCTATGCGCGTGAACAGGCGCAATCCTTCAGTTACGTGGGGCAGGAGTTGGAAGGCAAGTTTATCTGGGTGTACCAGGAGCTGCCGGTGCCCGATGCCGCCCCCGCGCAACTGTGGTTCCGCCACACCGCGTTGCAGGATTTCTGGCCAGAGCAGATGAACCAGATCAATGTGGAAGGCCTGGGGCCGGTCCGTTCCCTGCAGCTCACGCGCGAAAGCGGCTGGCAAAGCCTGCAATACTGAGATACCGGTAAATTTCCATCCCCTCGCGGCTCTGTTAATCTTGTGATTAACAGGCTGTTGAAAAACCCCTGGTATGCTCAGCGAGACCTGAAGCGTGCAGATGTTGTGGTTTATCTCGACGCACAGGGTGGTTCCCTTTGCTAGAGATAAAGCGCAGCAGATGTGCGCTTCAGGCCTCGCCCTACGGGGCTTTCAGGCTGGTCCGTACTTGTCGTTGCCGCTTTTCGGTGGGTGGACACACACTTTCAAAACGGCGCCTAAATTACGAACCAGCCTGTAAGCCTGAGCATGCAAGGAGTTTTTCAACAGTCTGTTAAGGAGCCGTGCGTTATGAATTTCCCTTTGTTCGATCCGCCCCCCGAAGGGGTGGCGCCTTTGCAACCCAGGACCAAGAAAGATCAGCTGGCGCAAAAGCTGCTGGAAATGATCTATCAGGGTCTGCTGCGCCACAACGATACATTGCCCAGCGAGCGCGACCTGGCCGCCATGTTTTCGGTCAGCCGGGAAACGGTGCGCGCGGCGCTGGCGTCATTGGCAGAGCAGGGCTTGCTGGCGGTCAGTCATGGGGCAAAAACCCGGGTGCTGCGCTCGGAAACCCAATTGCAGACCTGCGCCCGTCTGATGCCGGCGTTACACAGTCTGGACATCGGCCGCTATGCCATTGAGCAGGTGTTTGAAACGCGCCAGTTGATTGAATCGCACATTGTGCGTCTGGCGGCGGCGCGGGTCACTCCACAAGACATTGAGGCACTGCAGCGCATGCTGGATCAGCAGGCGCAGCTGTTCTCGGAAGTCATCCACTTCCAGCTGGCCGATAAAGCGTTTCATCAAAAGCTGGCGGACATCGCCGGCAATCCGTTATTGGCGCGTTATGCAGAAGAACTCTATGCCTACGGTCTGTTTTTCCGCCGCGAGCTGTTGGAAGGGGCCTGTTTGGTGGAAGACAGTTACCGCGAGCACCAGCAGATTGTTGCGGCCATTGCCAGTGGCGATGGAGATCAGGCGGCGGCTGCCATGGTTCAGCATCTGGACAGCGTATTGGCTCTGTCTGCCGCTGAGCGCTAACCACTCGACGCAAGCGGTTGCGGCCTGAGTAGCCCGGTGCGTCATTGCTTCTACTCTGTCATACCCCAAGGGAGGGAACCGTATGAAACACTGGTTGATCGCAGCCGCTTGTGCCCTGATGGTGGCATGTGCCGGCACAGACCCCAAACCCGCTGCCGTGGATGAAGCCACCCGCGCGCAGGAAACCGCAAAATTGAACGCCTGGTTCGACGCTCAGTTCAAACAAGACCTCGAGCGTTTTCCTACCTATAAAACCTATCTGGGCATGATTGATGACCTGGATGCCTATGGCCGCTGGAATGACCCCAGCGAGCAGGCTGAGCTGGCAAATATCGAGATCACCAAACAACGGCTGGCAGAAATGCGCGAGCGTTTCGACGTGAATACGCTGACGCCGGCGGCGCAGGTGTCCTACCGGTTTGCGGAATTTACGGCCACCAATGGGCTGGCATTGTCTGAGTACCGCAACAGCGGTTATGTGTTTACCCAGTTCTTTGGCCCCCATACCGATATGAGCACCATGCTCATCGGCTATCAGCGGGTGGACAATGCCGATCACGCCAATGCTTACATCCGGCGTCTGGAAAGCTACGGCGATGTGCTCAACGTGGAGATCGATAAAGCCGTGGTGCGGGCGAAGCAGGGCGTATTGCCGCCGGCGTTTGCCTACCCGGTGGTGATTGAAACCTCACGCGGTCTGATTACCGGTGCGCCTTTCGATAACAGTGGTGAAGATTCGCCCCTGTGGGCGGATTTTGTGGCGAAAGTAGACAAGCTGGAATTGCCCGAAGCTGACAAAGC
This region of Simiduia agarivorans SA1 = DSM 21679 genomic DNA includes:
- a CDS encoding marine proteobacterial sortase target protein; the encoded protein is MCFKPRKIPRHLILEQPPKPGWLQRHWVGCVLTCTLVMLGLILSDVARAEMPASHSGELHFASGHAATHLESEADVDITGLIARIRLTQQFRNDSDQWQEATYTFPLNETSAVNRMEMHIGEKRIVATIREKQEARKIYQAAVKAGKRAALTEQQRPNLFTQKVANLAPGETVAIKLEITQPVDYRAGRFSWRLPTTLTPRYIPGQPLMGVSASLPESETPAEPTLPDAMTTDYFGWARPTTQVPDADKITPPQRHSAHSPGLINPITLRVRLQAGLPLSNIAASYHEIDLHKQGEYHHITTREPQVAMDRDFELHWTPVVGAAPKAAFFTEMVEGENYGYLMLLPGQSPHTSNLPRDVTFIIDTSGSMSGPSIEQAKSSLQLALARLQPSDRFNVIEFNSVYSQVFPASVPASSQNLARAHDFVRNLQASGGTEMKPALEAALNQPASELWLQQLVFITDGSVGNEQELLSLIHHKLGATRLFTVGIGSAPNGFFMRKAAQFGRGDFVQIGDVNEVNQKMKQLFDKLESAALTQVKIDWPQAVEVEQWPARLPDLYAHQPLLVAARLRGPFVGQTIAVSGRSQAGDWRTTLTLTPNQPGAASKGVATLWARAKIDALLDQLVTGKSREEVRNEVLPIALTHQLLSPYTSFVAVEETPVRPMDQALSKTAVANTLPAGTPTLAYPRTATPAPLWLIAGCLSLLMAGLLRRRRHA
- the pdsR gene encoding proteobacterial dedicated sortase system response regulator, yielding MARHIAVVEDEADLAANSEAAFRRAGFQVSVYSSRPEALKAFRERLPDLAIIDVGLGAEYEGGFDLCRELRSMSATLPIIFLTARDSDFDVVSGLRLGADDYLTKDISQPHMLARVNALFRRLDALASVSGAGDCLQRGPLTLDMDRMAAHWHDQVLDLTVTELWILAALVKHPGHVKSRQQLMDAANVVLDDNTITSHIKRIRKKFQEFDPAFNAIKTAYGMGYRWELS
- a CDS encoding ATP-binding protein — translated: MSLRRQLILLSLLALVLPWAGLQFFAQINQVQRDSQMQALGLGSQAVARVISASGDLLAAMTQQLPRPAQSPLYAYPVNAAPIVDGYDDEWRYYPFPSTPLGDGRANVQIADALGDWFVFVRVNSARVDYHNPGRHPAASGDHLRLLGRDNRGQVKEYWVSASAPGKAQMYRRQARQQFAPEHRFTAYWQERAGGYQLELRLPKSLFGHFLLVQVADAGGVVAASQAGEDVPPLMAQLPQLNKQLAVFSSDQLRLLLVSVDGWLLAQGGRALPLAEEPDYGQPDEAGAYAWILQRLLPQTRLAPWRDAAVQGRLIPPPEASHWYQADDTVLGQHWQPVYAGDQLAGYLVAEQQAETESNATTQALWKLLGYSLLAMAVIAMALLGFASWLSFRVRRLSRAVRAAVDDQGQLATRLPEQTRADELGDLSRDIGGLLARIKEYNDYLRSLASKLSHELRTPLAVVKSSLENLAQESDPGQITLYQQRALAGSERLSAILNAMSAASRLEAALPQAELEPLVLNDFLRELAGAYSDSFNRPINVSLPELTLNAEVAPDLLVQLFDKLVENACDFCPLEGEITLLLRLSDSGIVLGVSNDGPLLPEHMQHQLFDSLVSVRESAEQGSHLGLGLYLVRLIAHYHGGIARAANRADGSGVEMTVLLKRT
- a CDS encoding OmpA family protein, translating into MKKVIATAIALTTLAAASVTPQAQAAEYTELKQGTAFTTGSLVGAIAGGPIGMFVGALAGIYVAEQIEQVDNQEDLTVALAQSQKHAELLSMELAARNETLATQEQLMSQLETLALDKLQLQVMFHTGSDQLTEQGADQIAALANFLANNDDLFIQLKGHTDPRGTDEYNNVLSQYRAKAVQQALEAAGIDGDRIAVSAYGSDQSRARKGDLEAYALERRVDIQILSPARDAVVMGH
- a CDS encoding M1 family metallopeptidase, translating into MDYKIDVRLNEAKRRLDASQTITYTNHSPHTLKYLWLQLDQNRFRLDSMAETTLTFGGIGNRGPSTRSATPELPAGISLAELRRQQWLADHEVGYTISNVKTAQGVALRTTTVGTNFRIDLDKPLKSGEAVTFSMDFAFNIVEEDAVSARSGYEHFPDDPRKGGNDIFLLAQWFPRLHAFTDYEAWTNKEFLGRGEFTLEFGDYEVNLTVPADHIVSATGELQNPEQVLTKTQRERLEKARTAKRPVFIVTQEEAEKAEKSATKKTKTWQFKAEKVRDFAWASSRKFMWDARGYQQGGDVMPVVMAMSFYPKEGGDLWKKYSTESVIHTMEVYSRFSFDYPYPVAQSVNGPVGGMEYPMITFNGPRTTLHEDGTRTWTQAEKRFLIGVVIHEIGHIYFPMIVNSDERQWTWMDEGLNSFLDGVAGREWDPEMPWGVEPRDIVDYMKSDIQVPIMTQSDSVLRLGPNAYTKPAAALNILREVILGRELFDYAFKEFSVRWQYKRPTPADFFRTMEEASGVDLDWFWRGWFYSTDHVDISLDKVWQLRLDTKNPDVDFKRRRLEEADKPQPLFEKRERDAGNKTWLERNKDIRDFYDENDRFTVTNKERNAYKQLLEDLEPWEREVLERAVKEDKHYYVMDFSNLGGLVMPILLELTYKDGSVEERYIPAEIWRRSPKAVSKLIVTDKELVQVVVDPRWETADVDNENNHYPRRIIKSRIEAYKDEERTDPVYRDIMHDITTKEEKPKPGFHKK
- a CDS encoding DUF6702 family protein, with protein sequence MKAAMTKVLFNARTGNVEVMHRFYVHDAEHALSQIAGKQVHLLDDAAAQQQFGRYVASHFAMGYAREQAQSFSYVGQELEGKFIWVYQELPVPDAAPAQLWFRHTALQDFWPEQMNQINVEGLGPVRSLQLTRESGWQSLQY
- a CDS encoding FadR/GntR family transcriptional regulator, coding for MNFPLFDPPPEGVAPLQPRTKKDQLAQKLLEMIYQGLLRHNDTLPSERDLAAMFSVSRETVRAALASLAEQGLLAVSHGAKTRVLRSETQLQTCARLMPALHSLDIGRYAIEQVFETRQLIESHIVRLAAARVTPQDIEALQRMLDQQAQLFSEVIHFQLADKAFHQKLADIAGNPLLARYAEELYAYGLFFRRELLEGACLVEDSYREHQQIVAAIASGDGDQAAAAMVQHLDSVLALSAAER